Within the Nocardioides humi genome, the region CCGCCGCCGGCGTCGTCGCCCAGCGGCACAGCGGCGGGCCGGCCGTCACCGCCGCCCTCGACGAGATGGCCTTCCTGGAGCCGGTCCGGGTCGGCGACATCGTCCGCACCTACGCCCAGGTCAACTGGGTCGGCAGCTCGTCGATGGAGATCGGGGTGCGGATCGAGACCCAGCCGTGGGACGCGGCGACCGAGCTGCGGCACGTCGGCTCGGCGTACTTCGTGTTCGTCGCGATCGACGGCGCGGGCGCGGCGCGGGCCGTGCCGGCGCTGGAGCCGGAGACCGAGGAGGACCGCCGGCGGATGCGCGAGGCGGAGATCCGCCGGGCGCACCGGCTGGCCCGGCGCCGCGACATCGAGGCCGGCCGGGTCACCGGCTGACGGCCCGGCCGACCTCGGCGATCGCCTCGGCCACGGCGTCGACCGCGGCCGGCCGCGGGGGAGCGCCGTACGTCGAGAGCTGCACCCGGCGGTGGGCGTCCAGCGGTCGTCGTACGACGTCGCGGTGCTGGTGCGCGCGCAGCGCCAGGCCCGGCAGCACCGTCACGCCGAGGCCGCTCGCGACGAGCGACTGCACCGCGACGTAGTCGTCGCTGGCGAAGGCGATGGCGGGGGTGAACCCGGCCTCCGCGCACAGGGTGAGCAGCTCGCGCCGGCAGCGCTCGCAGCCGGTGATCCAGCCGGACGAGGCGTAGCCGCCGAGGTCGACCGGGCCCGCCGGCGGGGCGGCGGAGGCCGGGGTGACCAGGTGGAGCGGGTCGTCGAAGACGGGCACGGAGGTGATCTGCTCCGGCTCGGGCTGGTCGGGATAGGCGAAGGTGAGGGCGAGGTCGATCTCGCCGGCGCGGAGCAGCTCGTGGGCCTCGGGCGGCTCGGCCTCGACCAGGTCGAGCCGGATGCCGGGGTGCCGCTCAGCCAGGAGAGCGAGGGCGTCGGGCACGAGCGTCGCCGCGCCCGACGGGAAGGCCGCGAGCCGGACCCGCCCCGACTGCAGGCTGGTCGCGGCTGCGAGCTCGGCCTCCGCGCGGGCGAGCAGGCCGAGGATCTCCTCCCCGCGGCGCGCGAGCCGCTCGCCCTCGGGCGTCAGCCGGACGCCCCGGCCCACCCGCTGGAGCAGCACGCTGCCGGTCTCGGCCTCCAGCCGGCGCAGGTGGTGGGAGATGGTCGGCTGGCCGTAGTGCAGCTGGGCCGCGGCGCCCGACACCGAGCCGGTGCGGTGCACCGCCACCAGGGCCTCGAGGCGGCGGAGGTCGATCATCCGTCCATGATAGATCGATGGTGTCGATCGGAAAGCACGAAAGGAACTATTGGACCGATGGGTGGGTAACCCGGGACCATGGAGCCATGGCCCGCCCCGACCCGATCGAGCTGACGTACGACGGCGTCCTCGCCGCCGCCGAGGTCGTGGGCCGGGAGCTGCCGACGACGCCCCTGCAGGCGCACCCGCTGCTCGACCAGGCGCTGGGCCGCCCGGTCCTGGTCAAGCACGAGAACGTGCTGCCCACCGGCGCCTTCAAGGTCCGCGGCGGCGTCCACCTCGCCG harbors:
- a CDS encoding acyl-CoA thioesterase, with amino-acid sequence MTEIVAARTASYSRIELASVTSRAQANLLGNIHGGEIVKLADSAAGVVAQRHSGGPAVTAALDEMAFLEPVRVGDIVRTYAQVNWVGSSSMEIGVRIETQPWDAATELRHVGSAYFVFVAIDGAGAARAVPALEPETEEDRRRMREAEIRRAHRLARRRDIEAGRVTG
- a CDS encoding LysR family transcriptional regulator gives rise to the protein MIDLRRLEALVAVHRTGSVSGAAAQLHYGQPTISHHLRRLEAETGSVLLQRVGRGVRLTPEGERLARRGEEILGLLARAEAELAAATSLQSGRVRLAAFPSGAATLVPDALALLAERHPGIRLDLVEAEPPEAHELLRAGEIDLALTFAYPDQPEPEQITSVPVFDDPLHLVTPASAAPPAGPVDLGGYASSGWITGCERCRRELLTLCAEAGFTPAIAFASDDYVAVQSLVASGLGVTVLPGLALRAHQHRDVVRRPLDAHRRVQLSTYGAPPRPAAVDAVAEAIAEVGRAVSR